A genomic region of Zea mays cultivar B73 chromosome 6, Zm-B73-REFERENCE-NAM-5.0, whole genome shotgun sequence contains the following coding sequences:
- the LOC100191141 gene encoding jasmonate-induced protein, translating into MAENPAPSSPLVTSPDAAAPPLPAEFTKLTFRSLYIRRTGPGSREMTVDGRPSDQLGRRFVSDFPIYDGRGSGAHLVARLQGVTVQIGSSHQLVSIVFEAERLKGSTLLTNGVITDGSDEWAIYGGTGVFAMATGVIRRRFLAGSNDGNSDELTSIEVFCPAFGSAQQQPNKQDSVSVTKIGVWGGGGGSAQDITTTEPPQRLHSLSVRTGFAVDSIEFTYTDRGGQRRTAGRWGGLGGNLRTIDLGDAEVVREVSGTYGMFEGATTLTSIRILTSSRTWGPWGIEDGTRFCITAPIGSSIVGFYGRSTSRLVAAIGVYLRQQL; encoded by the exons ATGGCGGAGAACCCTGCTCCGAGTTCCCCGCTAGTGACTTCTCCCGACGCCGCTGCGCCGCCTCTGCCAGCGGAGTTCACCAAGCTCACCTTCCGTAGCCTGTACATCCGTCGGACAGGTCCAGGCAGCCGGGAGATGACTGTGGACGGGAGGCCGTCTGACCAGCTGGGACGACGGTTCGTGAGCGACTTTCCCATATACGATGGCCGTGGCTCCGGCGCCCACCTCGTCGCTCGCTTGCAGGGAGTCACTGTCCAAATCGGCAGCTCGCACCAGCTAGTCAGCATCGTCTTCGAGGCCGAGAG GCTTAAGGGCTCCACGCTGCTCACCAACGGAGTGATAACGGATGGGTCAGACGAGTGGGCCATCTACGGTGGCACCGGGGTGTTCGCCATGGCCACCGGTGTCATACGAAGAAGGTTTCTCGCCGGTAGCAACGACGGGAACTCTGATGAGCTTACCAGCATCGAAGTTTTCTGCCCGGCGTTTGGCTCGGCACAACAACAGCCAAACAAGCAG GACTCCGTCTCTGTCACCAAGATTGGGGTATGGGGTGGAGGTGGAGGGTCGGCGCAGGACATCACGACGACGGAGCCACCACAGCGTCTGCACAGCCTCTCCGTTCGAACTGGTTTTGCCGTCGACTCCATCGAGTTCACGTATACTGATAGAGGTGGCCAGAGGCGCACTGCTGGGCGATGGGGTGGACTTGGCGGCAACCTTCGAACG ATCGATCTTGGCGACGCCGAGGTTGTCAGGGAGGTCTCAGGAACATACGGCATGTTTGAAGGCGCCACCACGCTGACCTCGATCAGAATTCTCACCAGCAGCAGAACCTGGGGGCCATGGGGGATCGAGGACGGGACACGTTTCTGCATCACCGCGCCGATCGGCAGCAGCATCGTGGGGTTCTATGGACGCTCGACCAGCAGGCTCGTCGCTGCGATCGGTGTTTACCTGCGTCAACAACTCTGA